Proteins found in one Bacillota bacterium genomic segment:
- the rlmD gene encoding 23S rRNA (uracil(1939)-C(5))-methyltransferase RlmD: MEDLTPTTIVKAIDLTHDALGVCKLEDGYTVFVEDLLKGERAEILVTERRKNYGFGKVIERLERSPYRVAPKCKHFYECGGCGLMHMDYDVQLSFKKYRVEAALKHVGLEETEVKEMSGMINPYFYRNKVEIKFRQSEKGIEAGFFKAKSHHLVNLEECYIMSKKSFELLTLLKNVCNELSIFAYDDVSKIGILKSAVIRESALNKEIVLLLHLAKDTISYQDMFVKKLITKIPEIVGIAYTVTKDESPLSTDKINVLYGKDFLTDQINEITYEIGYRSFFQTNTYQAEKLYIKALEYAGLTGKNKVIDAYCGIGAIGLNAAKNSYKIFGIDVVKQAIADARKNAEKNNIQNAFFEVGDAETVITKWKKFNFDVIFIDPPRKGCDKKFLDMILSMKIPKVVYVSCDQATLGRDLRFLVNGGYTVKEITPFDMFPQTIHVESVTLLELK; encoded by the coding sequence ATGGAAGATTTAACACCAACCACAATTGTAAAAGCCATTGATTTAACACATGATGCGCTAGGAGTATGCAAATTAGAAGACGGATATACCGTATTTGTGGAAGATTTATTAAAAGGCGAAAGAGCAGAAATTTTAGTCACAGAACGAAGAAAAAATTATGGGTTTGGCAAGGTAATTGAAAGGCTTGAACGAAGCCCTTATCGGGTAGCGCCTAAATGCAAGCATTTTTATGAATGCGGTGGGTGTGGATTAATGCACATGGATTATGATGTTCAACTAAGTTTTAAAAAATATCGTGTTGAAGCAGCTTTAAAACATGTTGGACTCGAAGAAACAGAAGTTAAAGAAATGTCAGGGATGATTAATCCTTATTTTTATCGCAATAAAGTTGAAATAAAGTTTAGACAATCTGAAAAAGGAATAGAAGCGGGATTTTTTAAAGCTAAATCACATCATTTGGTAAATTTAGAAGAATGTTATATCATGTCAAAAAAATCTTTTGAACTATTAACGCTACTTAAAAATGTTTGTAATGAACTTTCTATTTTTGCATATGACGATGTATCTAAAATTGGGATTCTTAAGTCTGCTGTTATTCGTGAGTCGGCTTTAAATAAGGAGATTGTTTTATTATTACACTTAGCAAAAGATACAATTTCTTATCAAGATATGTTTGTAAAAAAATTAATCACTAAAATTCCTGAGATTGTTGGAATCGCTTATACAGTGACAAAAGATGAGTCGCCACTTTCTACAGATAAAATAAATGTATTATATGGAAAAGATTTTTTAACGGATCAAATAAACGAAATCACTTATGAAATTGGATATCGTTCTTTTTTCCAAACTAATACGTATCAAGCTGAAAAATTATATATAAAAGCACTAGAATATGCCGGACTTACAGGAAAAAATAAAGTAATCGATGCATATTGTGGTATTGGAGCTATTGGCTTAAATGCAGCTAAAAATTCATATAAAATTTTTGGAATTGATGTTGTAAAACAAGCAATCGCAGATGCGAGAAAAAATGCAGAAAAAAACAATATTCAAAATGCTTTTTTTGAAGTTGGAGATGCCGAAACGGTTATTACAAAATGGAAAAAGTTTAATTTTGACGTAATATTTATTGATCCTCCAAGAAAAGGATGCGACAAAAAATTCCTTGATATGATTTTATCCATGAAGATACCAAAAGTAGTTTATGTATCTTGTGACCAAGCAACCCTTGGAAGAGATCTGCGTTTCTTAGTTAATGGTGGATATACTGTAAAAGAGATTACACCATTTGATATGTTTCCACAAACCATACATGTTGAGTCGGTAACTTTACTTGAATTAAAGTAA
- a CDS encoding tryptophanase: MMQKSYAIPPYKIKMVEPIHLITHEKRKIKLKEAGYNPFQLRSEDIFIDLLTDSGTGAMSHFQWAALMQGDESYAGSSSYYRLEKVVKEITGYKYIMPAHQGRGAEQVVIPELIKHPGMYFISNIHFDTTRAHVEMAGARAIDCVCKECFDLEHYAPFKGNFDIVKLEQIIEKYQAQNIAGIIMTITNNSAGGQPVSISNMKQVSEIASHYRIPVIIDGARYAENSYFIKQREEGYQDTKIIDIAKETFALADIFLMSAKKDGLVNIGGLIAIKSNEELFKRCQTRIVLMEGFPTYGGLAGRDMDALAVGLEEALEEDYLAYRIDEVKYLGDKLLSAGIPIQYPTGGHAVFVDCGKMCPQIPYHQFPAHAVCNELYLEGGIRAVEIGSLLLGRNPDSLKNMKADIEFLRLTIPRRTYTFQHLDYVAECLIKVYLRRDTIKGVEFIYESPILRHFTARFKPIQ, encoded by the coding sequence ATGATGCAAAAGAGTTATGCTATTCCTCCATATAAGATTAAAATGGTGGAACCGATTCATTTGATTACACACGAAAAAAGAAAAATCAAATTAAAAGAGGCTGGTTACAATCCCTTTCAACTTCGAAGTGAAGATATTTTTATTGATCTTCTTACAGATTCTGGAACAGGCGCAATGAGCCATTTTCAATGGGCAGCATTAATGCAAGGAGATGAATCCTATGCGGGATCATCTAGTTACTATCGTCTAGAGAAAGTAGTAAAAGAAATTACGGGCTATAAGTATATTATGCCTGCTCACCAAGGCAGAGGGGCAGAACAAGTAGTGATACCCGAATTAATAAAACATCCGGGCATGTATTTTATTAGTAATATTCACTTTGATACGACAAGGGCACACGTTGAAATGGCGGGAGCTAGAGCCATTGATTGTGTTTGTAAAGAGTGTTTTGACTTAGAACATTATGCTCCTTTTAAAGGTAATTTTGATATAGTAAAATTGGAACAAATTATTGAAAAATATCAAGCCCAAAATATTGCTGGCATTATTATGACTATCACAAATAACTCCGCAGGAGGACAACCAGTAAGTATCTCAAATATGAAACAAGTTTCAGAAATAGCTTCTCATTATCGCATTCCAGTTATAATTGATGGGGCCAGATATGCAGAAAACTCTTATTTTATAAAACAAAGAGAAGAAGGATATCAAGATACTAAAATTATAGATATCGCCAAAGAAACATTTGCATTAGCTGACATTTTTTTAATGAGCGCTAAAAAGGATGGACTCGTTAATATTGGCGGATTAATTGCAATTAAATCTAATGAAGAATTATTCAAAAGATGTCAAACTAGAATTGTTCTTATGGAAGGATTTCCAACTTATGGTGGCTTAGCAGGAAGAGACATGGATGCGTTAGCGGTTGGATTAGAAGAGGCCTTAGAAGAAGATTATTTGGCTTACCGCATTGATGAAGTCAAATACTTAGGAGACAAATTACTTTCTGCAGGAATTCCTATTCAATATCCTACTGGAGGACATGCGGTTTTTGTGGATTGTGGAAAAATGTGCCCACAAATACCTTATCATCAATTTCCAGCTCACGCTGTTTGTAATGAATTATATTTAGAAGGCGGAATACGCGCTGTTGAAATCGGATCTTTGCTTTTAGGAAGAAATCCGGATTCGCTGAAAAATATGAAAGCAGATATCGAATTTTTGAGACTTACAATACCAAGAAGAACCTATACATTTCAACACTTAGATTATGTTGCAGAATGTTTGATAAAAGTATATCTTAGGCGAGATACTATCAAAGGTGTTGAATTTATTTATGAATCACCAATTTTAAGACATTTTACCGCTAGATTTAAGCCCATTCAATAA
- the arcA gene encoding arginine deiminase — MSVLQVNSEIGNLKKVLLHRPGGELENLTPKWLEQLLFDDIPWLDLAKKEHDQFAEVFRKNGVEVLYLSDLVSEALDSSESIKNQFIEQFIEEAHVTSDTLKIVLSDYLHACTTTKKMVEKTMSGIRKSEVPNFTKRTLTDYIRDYPFVTDPMPNLYFTRDPFSVIGNGVSISKMYTFTRSRETIYGEFIFKYHPIYGNDTIPLYYNRTYLSSIEGGDIVVLNDKILAVGVSQRTHPAAIEKLAKNLFYNYKTTFETILAFDIPKSRSFMHLDTIFTQVDYGKFLIHNELRHDIKVFELTRSKTHKNKLTVLPIEGKIDMILEKYLNQKITLIPCGGDDVVSSDREQWNDGANTIVIRPGEVIVYERNHITNDLLTKHGIKVHPILSGELSRGRGGPRCMSMPLYRENIQE, encoded by the coding sequence ATGAGTGTTTTACAAGTAAATTCTGAAATAGGGAATCTAAAAAAAGTACTTCTGCATCGACCAGGAGGAGAACTTGAAAACTTAACTCCTAAGTGGTTAGAACAACTGCTTTTTGATGATATTCCTTGGTTAGATTTAGCAAAGAAAGAACATGACCAATTCGCTGAAGTATTCAGAAAAAATGGAGTAGAAGTTCTGTATCTTTCTGATTTGGTTTCAGAAGCTCTCGATTCATCTGAAAGCATTAAAAATCAATTTATTGAACAATTTATTGAAGAGGCACATGTAACAAGTGATACTTTAAAAATTGTTTTATCAGATTATTTACACGCATGTACAACAACAAAAAAAATGGTCGAAAAAACGATGTCTGGTATTCGAAAATCTGAAGTACCTAATTTTACAAAAAGAACGTTAACAGACTATATAAGAGATTATCCGTTTGTGACAGATCCAATGCCAAATTTATATTTCACTAGAGACCCATTTTCAGTTATCGGAAACGGAGTTTCAATCAGTAAAATGTATACATTTACAAGAAGTAGAGAAACCATATACGGAGAATTCATCTTTAAATATCATCCCATTTATGGAAACGATACGATTCCACTTTATTACAACCGAACATATTTGTCTTCTATTGAAGGCGGAGATATTGTCGTGCTGAATGATAAAATATTAGCAGTTGGAGTAAGCCAAAGAACACATCCTGCAGCTATTGAGAAATTAGCAAAAAATCTATTTTATAATTATAAAACCACGTTCGAGACAATTCTTGCTTTTGATATTCCAAAAAGCAGATCTTTTATGCATCTTGACACTATTTTTACTCAAGTAGATTATGGTAAATTTTTAATTCATAACGAATTAAGACACGATATTAAAGTATTTGAATTAACTAGAAGTAAAACACATAAAAATAAATTAACTGTATTACCAATTGAAGGTAAAATTGATATGATTTTAGAAAAATATCTAAATCAAAAAATTACCTTAATTCCTTGTGGTGGCGACGATGTTGTGTCTTCTGATAGAGAACAATGGAATGATGGAGCAAATACCATAGTTATTCGACCAGGAGAAGTCATTGTTTATGAAAGAAATCACATCACAAACGATTTGTTAACCAAGCACGGTATCAAAGTCCACCCCATTCTTTCAGGGGAATTATCGAGGGGTAGAGGCGGACCAAGGTGTATGAGCATGCCTCTTTATCGAGAAAATATTCAAGAATAA
- a CDS encoding diguanylate cyclase: MLSSIKNRFVIILIIFSFSAIVCSIPGYILYANIKTLIVEELGRNAENVAISVAELVEQDIDSYQELFEIEDYSEGTYDEVYYQKMLTIFYNLRTQTGADYIYTEKMIDDATIVYLIDGEDQESEFFSPIGSEDVMYELERQAFVEGIPVATSIETYPVWGECLSGFAPIINHETDEIIGVVGVDFSLSYVQGLITSVRIVIAIGLMCLTGLATYVLYQLVNIRSEALDKDYLTSLYSKRYQDLKLRKALREAKFRNNPLSLVMLDVDYFKEINDNYGHNTGDKVLKAVAEVILYNTRNIDICSRYGGDEFLIIFPNTTPKEAEAISEKIKQNILKISLPEELEMQISVSIGLSEWNRVCDAEELIIQADKAMYVSKNTGKNKITIYK; encoded by the coding sequence ATGCTTTCATCCATTAAAAATAGATTTGTGATAATATTAATTATATTTAGTTTTAGTGCAATTGTTTGCTCGATTCCGGGATATATTTTATACGCAAATATAAAAACGCTTATTGTAGAAGAATTGGGTAGAAATGCCGAAAATGTAGCTATTTCAGTGGCGGAATTAGTGGAGCAAGATATTGATTCCTATCAAGAACTATTCGAAATTGAAGACTATTCAGAAGGAACTTACGACGAAGTATATTATCAAAAAATGTTAACCATTTTTTATAACTTAAGAACACAAACTGGTGCAGATTATATCTATACTGAAAAAATGATTGATGATGCTACCATTGTTTATCTTATCGATGGAGAAGATCAAGAAAGTGAGTTTTTTTCACCAATTGGATCGGAAGATGTAATGTATGAATTAGAACGCCAAGCTTTTGTCGAAGGAATCCCTGTAGCAACTAGTATTGAAACTTACCCAGTGTGGGGAGAGTGTTTATCAGGATTTGCCCCTATTATTAATCATGAAACCGATGAGATTATTGGAGTAGTTGGTGTCGATTTTTCTTTATCTTATGTACAAGGATTGATTACTTCTGTGCGAATTGTGATTGCAATAGGACTTATGTGTTTGACAGGCTTAGCAACCTATGTATTATACCAGTTAGTCAATATTCGTTCTGAAGCATTGGATAAAGATTACTTAACAAGTCTTTATAGCAAACGTTACCAAGACTTAAAGCTTAGAAAAGCATTAAGAGAAGCAAAATTTAGAAATAATCCTTTATCTCTTGTGATGCTTGATGTAGATTACTTTAAAGAAATAAACGATAACTATGGCCACAATACGGGAGATAAAGTTCTTAAAGCTGTTGCTGAGGTTATCCTTTATAATACTAGAAATATCGACATCTGCTCAAGATATGGCGGAGATGAATTTTTAATTATTTTTCCTAATACAACACCAAAAGAGGCAGAGGCTATTAGTGAGAAAATCAAACAAAACATTTTAAAAATTTCTCTTCCCGAAGAGCTTGAAATGCAAATTTCAGTGAGCATTGGACTTTCTGAATGGAATCGAGTATGCGATGCGGAGGAATTAATTATACAAGCCGATAAAGCAATGTATGTTTCAAAAAACACTGGAAAAAATAAAATTACAATTTATAAATAA
- the msrB gene encoding peptide-methionine (R)-S-oxide reductase MsrB, with translation MQYEVTQNKATEPPFDNLYWNNKHSGIYLDVISKTPLFSTLDQFDSMCGWPSFSKSLGKVELKKDVSHHLLRIEVTSEDSHSHLGHLFDDGPKETGGVRYCINSASLEFVPLEKLIGSEYEEYLSLFEREK, from the coding sequence ATGCAATATGAAGTGACACAAAACAAAGCAACTGAACCACCTTTTGACAATCTATATTGGAATAACAAACATTCAGGAATATATTTAGATGTAATTTCAAAAACTCCATTGTTTTCAACGCTAGACCAATTTGATTCAATGTGTGGATGGCCAAGTTTTTCCAAGTCACTTGGAAAAGTAGAACTTAAGAAAGACGTAAGTCATCATCTACTTCGAATTGAAGTAACAAGCGAGGACTCTCATTCTCATTTGGGACATCTTTTTGATGACGGGCCAAAAGAAACAGGTGGAGTGAGATATTGTATTAATTCTGCATCTTTAGAATTTGTTCCTTTGGAAAAATTAATAGGGTCAGAATACGAAGAATATCTGTCTTTGTTTGAAAGGGAGAAATGA
- a CDS encoding ABC transporter ATP-binding protein, with protein MVLIQTKDVVKDYNSSQVVTHVLKKINIEIMQDDFCGIVGPSGSGKTTLLYVLSGLEKATSGNVFLFDRDLTSFKESEMQNLRKNDIGFVFQFYNLLPNLTVYENILLSRIIAKKEDNSEIEEVLELVGMSKFAHYYPNQLSGGMQQRVAIARAIVNQPKLIFADEPTGNLDQKNGLEIMKILQDLNTMKHITIVMVTHNEDNLSFCNRKIQLLDGVVEKDELISL; from the coding sequence ATGGTCTTAATTCAAACGAAAGATGTTGTAAAAGATTATAATAGCAGTCAAGTGGTAACTCACGTCCTAAAAAAAATTAATATAGAAATTATGCAAGATGATTTCTGTGGAATTGTAGGCCCATCTGGATCTGGGAAAACCACGTTATTATATGTGCTTAGTGGTTTAGAAAAAGCAACTTCTGGAAATGTATTCTTATTTGATAGAGACCTAACTTCTTTTAAAGAATCTGAAATGCAAAACTTGAGAAAAAATGACATCGGATTTGTATTTCAATTTTATAATTTATTGCCCAATCTTACTGTTTACGAAAATATTTTATTGTCCAGAATCATAGCTAAAAAAGAAGATAATTCTGAAATCGAAGAAGTTTTAGAGTTGGTTGGAATGAGTAAATTTGCGCATTATTACCCTAATCAATTATCCGGAGGAATGCAACAAAGAGTAGCAATTGCCAGAGCAATTGTCAATCAACCAAAGCTCATTTTCGCAGATGAACCAACAGGAAATTTGGATCAAAAAAATGGGTTAGAGATAATGAAAATATTACAGGACTTAAACACCATGAAACATATAACGATTGTTATGGTTACTCATAACGAAGATAATCTTTCTTTTTGTAACAGAAAGATACAGTTATTGGATGGGGTTGTAGAAAAAGATGAACTCATTTCCTTATAA
- a CDS encoding ABC transporter permease yields MNSFPYKIRFAYKNIIKNKGNSFVIFLSLSILMTLFILSFSMFSALKQVLYYEGQQVYQQFDLVMTYDENSSARIINKRTIEEEYQDYFKSICVFFNFYTLVETDQSLFYTEVLSSTEYELERLIDKDVPTLGEREVIITKSSQENNLLEIGDTLQLSINGMLFDYQVSQIIDDFGVFSGEKIFLRKDTILEDIYGMTIFNNFGNTVYFDVKDDQSIDEIISLFEQNEDFADYYLFKTIDETEIIREATYNATLFAGVGLLMIIAFVMVLHSLLPLLFKDYSKQLGVIDSLGGDKFFLIEIWSIQLIIYLIVSSIVGIISVLFLLNQGALIYGITHSIYLDGLMTILAILIITILVFLDMLFFIKKMNKKTIVELSTDYRYEKQTFYYFFTLFIFSFLAILIFIHPFKEEFNAFFTTIISILCFINLFSITLNLISKQNRLKKKTLFSLFSLKHLHDNKYIHNSMKVLFVAFQVILTTLAVRSYIVNEIEVVKNQLQVDYAVLNIFNYNESMKTEIETAYVVESVDEAIIFQETVLTFDTGNTNNRKNVHFFVSMEYNKFENYFVFHLKNEIEEQYLNNTLPYIVLPENLHYIYGANLGDVIYVDISSELSNIAFVVGGFFETNYDNVVYSNLFESELYQGIVSSNTILINSNQEGIYEELIRDYSAKMYYILDMDILISSISGIVLNVNNLFEFLSTIIVLCFIVVIINNITLMFYTMKSDFAKLKSLGLDSVRIAKNLFLEGLILFVIVIAFASIEAIILIPNLPKVMIIFGYYKSIIPSFSLFLISIGIVFIVYCLSYFIYFLRIKRLQIIEEIKKY; encoded by the coding sequence ATGAACTCATTTCCTTATAAAATTAGATTTGCTTATAAAAACATTATTAAGAATAAAGGAAATTCTTTTGTAATTTTTCTTTCTCTTAGCATTTTAATGACATTATTTATTTTATCATTTAGTATGTTTTCCGCTTTAAAACAAGTTTTGTATTATGAAGGGCAACAGGTATACCAACAATTTGATTTGGTAATGACTTATGATGAAAATTCTTCAGCTAGAATCATCAATAAAAGGACCATTGAAGAAGAATACCAAGATTATTTTAAATCCATTTGTGTTTTTTTTAATTTTTATACTTTAGTTGAAACAGATCAATCTCTTTTTTATACCGAAGTATTATCCTCTACAGAATACGAACTAGAACGTTTAATTGATAAGGACGTTCCAACTCTAGGAGAAAGAGAAGTCATTATTACAAAATCATCTCAAGAGAACAATCTTTTAGAAATTGGCGATACATTACAGCTTTCAATTAATGGAATGCTATTTGATTACCAGGTAAGTCAGATTATCGATGATTTTGGAGTTTTTTCAGGAGAAAAAATATTTTTAAGAAAAGACACTATTTTAGAAGATATTTATGGAATGACTATTTTTAATAATTTTGGAAACACTGTATATTTTGATGTAAAAGATGATCAATCCATTGATGAAATCATTTCTCTTTTCGAACAAAATGAAGATTTTGCTGATTATTATCTATTTAAAACCATTGATGAAACTGAAATTATTAGAGAAGCAACATATAACGCAACTCTTTTCGCGGGTGTTGGGTTATTAATGATTATCGCGTTTGTAATGGTTTTACATTCTTTATTACCTTTGTTATTTAAAGATTATTCGAAACAGTTAGGAGTCATCGATTCTCTTGGAGGAGACAAATTTTTTCTTATTGAAATTTGGTCAATACAGTTAATCATCTATTTAATTGTTTCTTCAATAGTTGGCATCATTTCAGTGCTTTTTTTATTAAATCAAGGAGCTTTAATTTATGGTATTACTCATTCCATTTATTTAGATGGTTTGATGACAATTCTCGCAATTTTAATCATAACGATTCTTGTGTTTTTGGACATGTTATTCTTTATTAAAAAAATGAATAAGAAAACCATTGTTGAATTAAGCACGGATTATCGATATGAAAAGCAAACATTTTACTATTTTTTCACTCTTTTTATCTTTTCCTTTTTAGCAATATTAATTTTCATTCACCCTTTTAAAGAAGAATTCAATGCTTTTTTTACAACAATCATATCCATTTTGTGTTTTATAAATTTATTTAGTATTACATTGAATTTGATTTCAAAACAGAATAGACTAAAGAAAAAGACTCTATTTTCTTTATTCTCTTTAAAACATTTGCACGATAACAAATACATTCACAACTCGATGAAAGTATTATTTGTTGCATTTCAAGTTATTTTAACGACACTGGCAGTAAGAAGTTATATAGTAAATGAAATTGAGGTTGTTAAAAATCAGCTTCAAGTAGATTATGCTGTTTTAAATATTTTTAATTATAACGAATCAATGAAAACTGAAATTGAAACAGCTTATGTAGTAGAATCGGTTGATGAAGCAATCATCTTTCAAGAAACGGTTTTAACTTTCGATACCGGAAATACAAATAATAGAAAAAATGTTCACTTTTTTGTTTCAATGGAATATAATAAATTTGAAAACTATTTTGTTTTTCATTTAAAGAACGAAATTGAAGAACAATATCTTAACAATACTTTGCCATACATTGTACTTCCTGAAAATTTACATTATATTTATGGAGCAAATCTTGGCGATGTTATTTATGTAGATATTTCAAGCGAATTATCAAATATAGCTTTTGTGGTTGGAGGGTTTTTTGAGACAAATTACGACAATGTAGTTTATTCAAATTTGTTCGAAAGTGAATTGTATCAAGGAATTGTAAGCAGTAATACAATATTAATAAATTCAAATCAAGAAGGAATATATGAAGAATTAATCAGAGATTACTCAGCAAAAATGTATTATATTCTCGATATGGATATTTTGATTTCAAGTATTTCTGGGATAGTTCTTAATGTAAACAATTTATTTGAATTTCTAAGTACTATTATTGTTTTGTGCTTTATTGTCGTAATTATAAACAATATTACTTTGATGTTTTATACTATGAAATCTGATTTCGCCAAGTTAAAATCATTGGGATTGGATTCGGTTCGAATTGCAAAGAATTTGTTTTTAGAAGGGTTAATATTATTCGTCATTGTAATTGCTTTTGCGAGCATTGAAGCGATAATATTAATTCCTAATCTTCCAAAAGTTATGATAATATTTGGGTATTATAAATCTATTATTCCAAGTTTTTCATTATTTTTAATTTCCATAGGAATTGTATTTATTGTTTATTGTTTGAGTTATTTTATTTATTTTTTAAGGATTAAAAGATTACAAATTATAGAAGAAATTAAAAAATATTAA